DNA from Cyprinus carpio isolate SPL01 chromosome B3, ASM1834038v1, whole genome shotgun sequence:
GGGTAATTCatcaggtttttattattatactttgaAATAATGATATAAAAGTGTTTTGTAATCAATTTATAAATCAGCAAGCCAGTTTGTAATGTATTCATATGATATTTTAAGAAAGTGTTGAACAAAAcaaggaaagagaaaaagaatcGCAGCATTTGTATAAATCAAACTGTCAACCAAGCCCagctcaaaaacataaaatgttctgttctcataaaatcaaacatttagcAGTCTTAAATGTAATGTAGTTACAGCATAACTTCAATTTCAAATTTCATATCCTTATTTTTGCTATAATCCTTGAGAGTATATTTGCCATTTATTCTATGCTTTATATATCAAGCTATAACCCTACTACTGTCAATATAATTACTGAGTATCCTGTGTTTGTAGAAAATTCTTGCACAAGATATAACAATTGAGGACAAGTATATACCATTTAAGGCATGAACTTTTTGGCTTTCATTCTGGGTATGATTTGCATATCCCTGACATCATTGTGCTGCAGAAGCCAGCATAGGTATCTCTCTGTGCCCATACCCCATCCGCTTGTAAGAAGAGGGATGACTTGGCGCATGTTGATGTACCATTTGTATGAGTCCTCTGGTACAGCATGGTGCTGTAAGGCCTCTCGTACCATTTCAGGTGTAGAATGACGTTCCCCAAGCCCTACTGTCTCCCCTAATCCCAAGAGAAGGTCAGCTGCCTTGGCTTTGCTCCTGCCTGAGCCTTCAACATATGCTTGGTAGAAGGGCACTCCAAGATGGTCCATTTCTGTCAGCCAAACAGCACCTCCATACTTTTCAATTAGAACTCTTTCTCCCTTTCGAGTTAGCTTCCTGCCAAACTGCGGTTGTCCCTCCTGAACCCATTCAAGGCAATCAGAGGAAGGCATAATGTGAATGGCTTGATCCAAGGTTATTCTTGGAAGGGGTTTTTCTAAGTTCTTCAGTAGTTCTTGGGCATGAGATAGTGTGCCAGCTGTGTTTAAGATAATGCTGGAATGTTGCTTTAGCATTGCCTGAGTCAAATGGGCAACATAGCCTTCAGCTATACTAATGGCAATGTTCATGTCGCCCAGGAGCTCACATTCCACATGGTAGAACTGGTTGAGATGTGTAGCATCAGGATCTTCCCCTCTGAAACTAGGTGACACGTAGTAAGCCCCAGGAAGACCTTCGTGAAACCTCATAAAGTACTCTAAAACAAACTGCATAGAGTCCGCAAGATATACATCTTGGCCCAGCATGTTGACAAACACAGGCTCAGAATCGGACCCCAGACCCATTGGAGAGGAGATTGTGTCAGTTGTGATAGGTGTCAGTGCATAAGCATACTTGCATTTGTTGTTGAAGTACTCTACTGTGCTATGAAACAGGGTGTTTTGGATTTGAAATAGATCGCGATACCATTTGCTCCTAATGGCTGATGCAGCATGAGTCTGGGGGTCTTTCCAGGACTGAGGGGGAGTAGTCTTTGTGATCTTGGTGTGGATCTCTGTAAAGTCCTCTTTGCTAGCTGGGGGGCCATCTGCCGATGTTACATATCCTGCATAAGTTGGGCAGAACTGAGAAGCCACGGCTGGGGGTTTAAAGGCATTAGGCTGAGGAACTAATGGGATCAGTTTGGCATGGGCATAATCAATTTCAAAGCCTTCAAATATGAGAGCTACACCATGGGCATTCAATCCTTTTTTCAAAAGGTGAGCAACCTTTCGTGTGGCCACAATTAGGGCTGTATAGTTACTCTCGTTCAGATGGAAGATGTCACTGGTAAGAGGTTCTCTTGGCACTAGAACTGTAAAGCCTGGTGTATTTGGAAAAGGAGTAAGGAAGGCTACATGTTCTTTGTCTTCCCAGACACGCCACTGTTGCTCTTCACCACGGATAATGCGGGGGAAAAGGCCACCATCAGAGGGATCCCCATGGAAGTCAAAGCAAGAAGGGGCATTGGGTGTTGGGAGTTGAGAGCGAATCTTTGCCTGCACCTGGTCAAGATGTATATCTTCACATCTTGGACCACTTTTGGAGCTACAGTATCCAGGGTCATAAGGATTGAACTCCATTTCTTCAGCAAGCTGAGGCTTCCAGTTTGGTTCTAAACCATGGAGAGGCAAGACTTTGATGTAAGCTGGCTTGTCGAATTCTGGCATGGACACAAGGGCACAGCGATGCACACCAAGTTTCTCGCAAAGTAGATTGGCAACAGTCCGTGCCCCCTGCATCATTGCCACAAAGTCAGATAACACTAACTGAAAGATGCTTCTAGGTCCATTAATGGTTTTTCGAGTGAGAATAGTGGCTCCTGGGGTCAAAGGATTAGGCTGTAGGTGAGCTACCAATTCATTAGTCTCCCAAATCACATTCGAAAACTCCTTCATAGGTCTCAAAACTTCAGTTCGAGGAATGCCGTTGACCATTGAACCAACAAACATGACCCCAGCATTGGTTTCAATAACGGCTTCACCTTGATGGTCCACAGCAATAATTCCTGCACACTTTTCCTCCAGATCATTATGGATAACTTCCCGACAAGCCTGTCTGAGACTGTAACCTTTAGGTTGTATAAGCTGGCTACTTTGTGAGCAACTGATTGGCGTAAGAAAGCATCACCATCACCAGAGCATGTCACGGCCAGTTTCTCATCAGCATATATTCCTGCCCCCACTATAGCAGTGTCACCAACTCTGCCTTTCCACTTGCCAACTAAACCTCCGGTAGATGTGGCTGCTGCTAACTTGCCTAAATTATCCAGTGCAACTGCACCTACGGTCTGAGGATGGTTATTCTTGCCATCACCTGACTTCATAAGCAACTCCTTGTATCTTGTGTCAGTGTCAAAGTACTCTGATTTCAGTGTAGTTTCCTTTTCTCTGAGACTGTCTAGAAATTCTTCTGCACCTTCTCCAATCAGTAATGAGTGCACACTTTTTTCCATTACACATCGGGCTGCTTTTATTGGGTTTTTCACTCTTCGCAGACAAGCCACAGATCCAGAGTTCTTTCCATGTCCATCCACAATTGTGGCTTCCATTTCATGCTCCCCATCTCTGTTATATACTGATCCCTTGCCAGCATTAAACAAGAAACAGTCCTCCAATGCAGCTACACTTCTTTGTACTGCATCCAGACTACTACCTCCCTGAAAAAGAACTTGTGCTCCAAGAGTTAGAGCTGTTTGAAGGGCAAATTCGATGGTTCCAATCACCTTTTCATTCAACATCATTTCCTCTCCTGCCCCGCCATGAATCACTAAAGTGAAATCTGGCTTCATGATTTTGCTGTCTCCTTTTTGCTCTACAGCTTTGACTGCATCATCTGCTGAAGATCCATTTACTAGTTTTTCTTCATTGTCTTGCAGGAGACATTCAATGGCCCCCATCTGCCCAGCAATGGCATACCTTAGTGCCAGAAGCATTACTAGTTTTAGATTGAGCTCAAATTTTTCTTTGAGATTTCCCAGGATGTTGGTGAACGTACCCTTCCCATTCAGCACTAGACGTACTTTGTCCTTCCTGCCTAGATACATGACTGCCAGTTGGTCTGTAGCATACACGTTACCTACAGCACACTCAACTCCCTCCATCAGATCTGATCCAGTCAAATAAATTGAAGGGCATCCAAAAGGGACAAGAAAGTTTTTGAGTGGGTTATCTTGATACATAGATTTGCGTAGAGCTGCCAGATGAGGCCCCACACCATGGCCAAGTTTTGTGGCTTTAATGAGGTTTTTGTGCTCTAAAAAGGCAAGGTGAAAGAGCCTGAAAAGCTCATTTGTGTACCGGGGAACCTTGTCTGGGCCAATGCAGGATGCCAGTGCTGTAACAAGTTGGTGAGATTTCACAGTTGTGGAGTATGTGGGATCACAGCGGCCATGTTTGAAGTGACGCATGTGAGTAGGTGTCACCATGATAAGGCTAGTAGCTGCATCCCCAAGTGTTTGCCTCAAGGATAGCTGCAAAGTGAAATTAATCCATGCATCATATAAACCTCTGTGGCCCCGTAAGGTGGTGAAGGCATCTGGGTAAGATGAAACTTCAAAAGTCATGACAGACTGGCTATCTTGTTGAAGGCTAGAAAGAGACCAATTCGGCATTGTTATGCCATCCAGTGGCATTCTCAGAGGTTTAGGATGAAGGGAACCATTGTTTGAGGGTGGAGCTAAACCATTGGTTTGGGTTTTTATCATTTCTATGTTTTCTGATTCTGAGAGCTGCCACAGGCGTTCAATGACAAGTCCAGCTACCATTCCATCCAGGGCACTATGCTCGAACAACATGCCTGCTTGGCCATCTTTAAAAACCACCAAGTTCACCACCTGTTGATGAAGATGGTAAATAGTCATGCCATTCTGCCATTCATATCTAAACATTACAGACAGTTTAGTTTGATttagcattaataataaatgcatgttaaagaAATCATCACAGTTTGTGCATAATTCAGAACCGAATATAGTTTTTGAATTTCAATGgaatttttgtttgcaaacatgttgcaaaatgtatatgtaaaactgaaaactattttgaaatgcaaagtaattcatttgattttttttttttaaaagtcaaaaaaaaaaaaaagctttgcagTTTGATGATTTATAGGCTTGAATTCTTCAATTCTGAATCTTGCAAAACTCTGACTAGCATGGGAACGTAAGCGTCCTGCAACACAGTACTAATTATAAAGTGGTAATTATAAGCATCCTAATTTGTTTTAATACCTTATCATAGTATCTCAAAAACCTCCCATCTTTCTCTCCTAGCCGGACAGCATTGAGCATATTTGCAAGATCAGCCGGTGCTGGGTTGTCTTCCAGGGAAACAGCCAGAATGGCCCTCTCCATCATTTCAAGAGAAACCGCTGCTTCTCCCCCTGCATTTAAGATTTCCATTCTCACAGAATGCCAGGCTTGGCGATGAAGAGAAGACAGACCACAAATAGTGGATGGGTCTTGTTCAGGGGCTGCTGCTGGGTGACTCATTGCATGCACCAGTTGGGCATAGATGTCATTGAGAGATAAAGGAGAAATAGATTCTCCTGAACTTGGTTGCCATAAAATTTTAATCGGAAATATACCCCCTCGACAGGTCAATATGGCATGAAGGCTGTCTTGGTATGTCTGGAACAATAAGGCCAAGAAAGTATGTCATTAAGATTGAGTCAGCATTTCTAAAAGTTACTTTGCTAAAGAATCTTAAAATTGaaagtttattataattaaagatAATTGAACCAAAGCTTTACCTTAAGCTCATCCTGGCTCTTGCCTGGTAGGCGACTAGCAGCAAAAACCTGTGACTGTTGTGTTCGCTCAGTTGGTATATCCCCTTCTACCAGCCGTGGTTCACTGTACAGCTTAGCAGCTGCCCAAAGCAGGGCTGTAGCTCGCTCTATCTGTGCAAACTCCCCCTTCAGCTTAGAGGAGGGCAGGACAGAAGGAACAGCAGTGGAATTGGGCAGGGGATCATAGCAGGAGAGCAGCTGCTTTTTAAATTCCTCGGTCACCCAGTTCTCACGTCCAGAGACGCATTTCTTCAGCTGTTCTTGAACTTCCTGGAGTGCATCTTTCTGCTGAAGAAGGGCAGTTTCATAGCGTTGGTATTGGTCAGGATTTAAGGTGAGCTGAAGCACGCGGCTAGCCTCCTGGAGCGTAACATCCAGTTCTGGAATAGGATAATCAGGTAGTGGCATCCTGTAGAGTAGAGGATGAAACATAAAACTTTAGACCACATAATGCAGTTGTGTCATCTGATTTAAATTTAAGTCCATGTTTGAATGATTACACATAGTGCGCTTTCTCAGGGTACATGTGACACGTGACTTATTTTTGTCATATGTAATTCAATAATTTCATTACGTGGCTCAATAAAGTGGCTTATGTCCAGCACAAAAGTCTCAGTGTGGCTTGGAAATGTAGTTTGACTCTACAAGCATGTTTCAAAGGCATACAAATAGAATCTAAGGATCAGCATTTTTAACATACACAATGATTTGACAACCTTTACACATTCCAAAGGTgcacatatttaaaatgattcaaaattacTTATGGCCATAATGAGTATAGCATGCTGTGTGTATAGCCAGTTGTCATGGGAATATGTCTCATGTCCCTAGTTGTATAATTAGATTTTGCCTGATTTAATCACTCTGTGTCTCATTGTGTAATTATTGTaaagctgtctttttttttctttttcatttatgctCCCTGGTGACACGGAAGTTTACTGTAGGTGACCTTGATCATGTGATGTCATTGATTACTACTGAATTCATTCACATTAAATAGGACCAACACCCAAGTAAGTACAATTACAagtaaattcattattattagacACATTTATCTTTGCCTAACACAATATTCTTATAATAGTAATTGCCTGCAAAATATTGCATTATCCAGCTTAAAACAGCTTAAACCAGTTTGACCATGCTATGGGACCAACTTAAATCAGCTAAGACCAACAAACCATCTTTCTTGTTTGGTTAAAGATATATTTTCTAGCAAAGAACTTTTACGTACAGATTTGACATTCTAATGCATGAATTAaatttttcagtatttataaaaaacattttcaatcacAAATGAAGACAgcatatttgtatacatttttgaatgcatgtatttttattttgttaaatattttgtggctgtactaaataaataaataaatcccactgatcttgaaaaaaaataagttcattGTAAGAACATTGCAAGTAAATTACAAGGAGGatgtaatgcaaatgtaattgCAGATATATTTTAggaaacatttaaagaaataaagtaaattttatataatttttattatattattattttttaatttagaactACAAACCAATGCACATAGCTAGTGGGTTAAAGTTGGGTTTGCACTCATTCTTTACacttacttttttattacttGATTTTAATCCCACACAATTTTCTCGTGTATGCAAAATGtgatttcttatatttttttattttcagtgtaaaatgaTTTAAGGTTTGTCAACAAACTTGCATAATTTAATGTCAGAGCAGAATCATTCAGTAAAAAGCAATATAGAAACATTCAACTCACCTCAGGGCAGTAAAGACTCCCAAAGTATATGTCGACTTGTCAATGCAATGAGAGCTAGAGTGCAACAAGCTTTTGTTGCAGTGAACAAGCAAGAAGAGGGCTGTAATCTGAACCTAGTGATTCCAATTAAGGAATTCAATTTCCTGTCTCCCAATAGAAGTGGACAGTAAAACAGGACAGATTGTCACACTGACATTCCTTTCCTTAATATGCAGTAAAAGATGTCAGTCTCATTTATATTTTCGATAACTGTACACCATTTTTGATACTACAGTTTTATTCTGAACAGCTTCTTATTATAGAGCCATGTCTATATAAATTGAGCTTTCTAGATTGGCTGTGTGCAAGCTGCATTTGGTCCTTATTATTGTGCACTAATAACATGTTTAACAATGTGTGTTTAATAATGGCTTGTTTTCTCATTCAGAAATAGAAACAGTGAGATTATAACCTAGTGTCCCACAAATATCCTGTCCTTTCTGCATTCCCCTTCTTCATTCAGAATGACATGCATGTGAATTATTTCCTTTTATGGTGAATTTAGGCTTGAAGCTAAATTAGTTCAGTATTGCTTTATAAACTCATTCATCAGTTTTAGGATGTCATAGTATGACACTAATATAATCTGGACATTTGGGTTACTTGTGCTCCCAGTAATCAGGTTTCCGACATTGAAGTGTCATTATCTCACTAAAAGACATCAGATGGTGGAAGAAGGATGAAGAGTTCCGTAGCAGACATGGAAacctaaaaatgtcatgtgatgtACTGTGTGGTGATGAATTTTGTCATGTATGAGTGTCTGTTGTTAGCTGAACAATGAATGTACTGAGCAAGTGAGTTTGTATCTCTCACGTGACGAAGGTGCTTTTTGTTATCAGACATCCAGATTATGAACAATGTTTAACTGTGACTTATTCAGGCTGACCACATGTCCTCATCATgcatctatgtgtgtgtgcttgtgtttgtttatatcaGTAATTGCTATTTTCATAACAGaggtttatagtttatagtttaaagtacataaaatgcattttgaaagtattctaaaaaaatataaaaaatacacttgtGATAACTAGATAAACAGCTCTTGGTTTTTGGTCACAGTCCTAGTAACAAActacttacaaaaaaaacaaaacaaaaaaaaacacattttcattaactCCGGGAGTAAAGTACTAGTCTAGACTTACATCTTCTCCCGGAGCGCCATTAGACCCGCACTGAAGACTGATCCCCCTCCACCCTTGACAAGCTTCTGTCTATTTCAAACAtgagttaaagttttttttttttttttctcggctcCGAATATGAGTTTATGAAGTAAGTATATGAGACCTCAGAGGTTACAAGCTTCTGTCTATTTCAAACGTGagttaaagtgtttttgtttgtttttttttatcggCTCCGAATATGAGTTTATGAAGTAAGTATATGACACCTCAGAGGTTACGATTATTGGTATATTTACACAGTTAAAGAAGGTCATTGGAGATGAGGCTAGCTAATGGTAGCATGCAAATAACTGCAGCTCTGTTTATGAACGTCTCATTTTCATACTTCACATTCACCTGAACTGATTCCCGTAGATAGTAGTGATTAATGtaccaatatatatttttgtttttgtttacctgATAATACTAAATATTAGGTGTGGAACAGGCTGTCAATCTGTCGCAGTGGTTTATAAAGTAAAGTCGTTCACTCTTCTATTTTGTTTCTTCAGTTATCATCAAGTAAGGCATTTTTGTTAATGACGTAAAATTCCCAACGTTAATAATGTAATTACAGGGTCACATGACTGAGAATGTGTTCAAGAAGTCGCACGTGCATCCATTGGgcttgttttatgtgtttgttttgaaaggcGTTGTTTGGTGTGTCCTTTTATCTTACACCGTTAAACCTATGATTATTCAGGTAGGGTAAGGATAGTCAAATCAAGCCTAAGTAGGGCTTGATACCATGAAGTAGGGATATTATTGTGATATAATTCTTctcaataaatcaataacaagagtaaaatgttcgatataatgtttatgcgCCGCAAGCAGAATGAAACAGCACCATATAGTTAactttttaccatggtattgaggtgctatttttgtggttttaactgtggttatcatgccctaaatgtatgctactatggaagaaCAATggctaattttaataaaactcaaaacagTCAGAATGATTacatttcaccatataaaaatgaggttgttaccatttttacagatgttactatttttgataatgaacataaatgtacatctgcatcctaactcctAACTACTACTGTCAAAtcaagctactgtcaaatgtgcatttctaagagactaCAGAATATCACttattagaacatgcagaaactaagaaatacatttttctgttatttattttgtttaggaaaaatgactggaaaagtgtaaagaattcaaaaccgtgctgtgtttgtcatgttctgaccataaagagtagtttaaaaccacaattagcTGTTTGGTTTCTACAACTTTTGCTTAGGAGCAAAGATGTGCCTAAAGATTTAAAATTGATTGTGATAATTATCAGCATCAACTGATATGAAAAATCTTATTTTGATAATGTATATTTTTCCCTCTAAATATCCTTTATTTTCTGCCTCTatccaacatttatttttttaccccatAACCTTCAGGTTTCCTTGGAGCTTATAAAAACACCATGTAGGTTACAACCAAAGCCGTTATTCCTTTTGTTTCCATCAATGCATTTATACCTAGTATTATTGCTCCTATAATTAACTGACAAGCCATGCAATATTGTGTTCATTATCGGCGATGtatcatctgcgattatgaatgtgatattacgtagcttgtcagtgaactatggctctgtgtagtaaatgctgctccatctgaaagcatgtgatggagatttactactaatcacagaaccggatttactgatgagatgtgcatgaTAATTGCATTCTTTTCTGGGCATtcctcatttttttgtttttgctgttgtaaTTATTCAGTTATTTGGTATAAGGTCTTTTTCTGACCAGAATAGGTGCCAGGTTTTATTATGACTTTTGCTGTTCTGTTTGTCTTACTGTGCCAGTTTGGCCATGGAAACGGATCTTTCCCTTTCACAGGGGTTTCATacattgtatatgtattttttgtaaagtatttcTGGCATTCTCCTTTTGAAGTTTAGTTACaggtttctttcttattccagTTTCTGTAGCAGTTACGTTTACTTGTGTTTGGTCAGTTTTGTATTCTCTATtatgtggcctaatggttagagaattggacttgaaaccagaaggttgcaggttcgagtctcggtgctggcaggagttgtaggtgggagggagtgaatgaacagcgctctcttccactctcaaaacccatggctgaagtgcccttgagcaaggcactgaacccccagttgctccccgggtgctggatgtatagctgcccacttctccgggtgtgtgttcacagtgtgttcacttctcactgctgtgtgtgtgcacttggatgggttaaatgcagagcaccaattttgagtatgggttaccatacttgacaaatgtcacgactttcacttcactttcaaatTCATGAATACCTTGACTATCAGGGTCAGTCTGTGTGCTTGTAGATCTTCTGTCTCACCTTCCATAACAAGTTTTTATGTGTAGACTTTGCACCTTTCTCTTTCTGAGGGCTTGCCCTCTTCCAGAAGTCTATAGGCAAACATCGCACCCTGCCAACCTTTTTTGTTATTCTGTTTAGCCATCATTCTTCATCAATTTGCAAATTCCAAACTAGCATCTAATATTTCCATTTTCCTTGTCACTTTCACCTTGCCTGGGAAATTCAACTCTTTCTTGGTAACATATTTGTTCTCCATCACCATTTCCATTACCACTAGgctaataaaattgttttatgacCTCTGTAAGCTCTCCTGTGTGCTGTCTTCTCATGTTTGGTTCTGCAAACAGCCTCATTCGTGATTCTATTTTTCTCACGAAATGAGCCTTTCACACATCGGCCAGGTATGAGTCATTatccgcattattcttttatcattattcttttgtttttattcatccattattagcctttgttctggtatttcaatcccagtatacatttacccaactattatcaaaagtcttactataaaaatacaacaaaacattttcttacgaccttacatgaattattatgacaaaaaccgcatttgaagtgcgaatgtgTCACTGTGGCGTGACAAAGGCTGACAAATTTCGcccttcaaatgcgcccttcatttcccatgaaaatgaagtgtacatcgtATAGACACTTCGCACCCTACTATATCCCAGAATCACGTGCGCGCATATGACGACggtgtttatattcaaagaacatggcaggtgagagttctgtggaggaattcacattgaaatgtaagtattgtgttttcatttactcaaatacctagcagCGTGTTAAAAGccagttttttttaacataaagcccacaaacaattaGACAGAAACTATATGAGGCAATACTTTctctttgttgtgtttctgtagtgcagtcatgcaagagatgtctacaaatgttttaaccaaattTAAGCACTTcattattttgtatgcatgttctgctgtcatattttctaatgttaagattgcaaaccggtctttatattttccataagtgtttccattttctcttgttttagtactattctgGCGAAAGTAAGCCTACTGATGAAAGACTTAATACAAAGTTAATagacacatttttgctgaaattcattgtactgttgttgttaacaggcatggtttatttgctaaGTGttctgggacaggtgagggaatgagtggaagctggtggagctgctcagggaggacatcaaactccagagagagagagagagagaagagcgcAAGTCTTCTCTGCTTGagagaatgcttaacaaatacattCATTAGCCTagagaaaacagtgggaaaaaatgggtacattacagtttttcaatatcttttttaaatgtcatgttgtcaatgaaacaacttaatttctgcagtttatttttgtgatgcaagttaaaaatgaaatgttattaattttttctgtgtaatttatttgtaaataagcctgagtactttttgtatattttgtatttttgttttgcatagtcacatgtgtaaataaaagagaagtaCTTATGTACAtcgttaatttttttaatgcagcttataattttttcacgaaacattcttttatatgtttatttttttgtcctgtaaatattttttacacattaaaataaattgttctatacataactgaaagtactttttacacctatttacaacatagcttaggtttaacatcagaaaaataaCATCGGttttgagcccagccctgcctccatgtgttctggggtcttcaggaggtaaATCTCTTGGTTAATGACCAGCAATGACTCGGTGGACAGTatggtgacagtggaacgaggcacatgtcaaacactctggagtcCACTCTGTATGTtgtaccactggcagacagaagagaaacaccagggtctggattgtggTACCCATCACTGTTGGTGttcacttctcagaagatccagcagcacagtcagggcctccctgctcagaacaaaaccattaaaaacctgtccagcactggcacattcagctttatcctgcagtacaggggtctggtctgatttagggaaagaaggaaaagagaaattgtttagagctatgacaatgtaattagtagaagaaatattaagatactttagtaaactacttttagtaactactattaccacattggggaaaaactactagtcatatttaaaaccttcgctaaaggaatagttcacccaaaaatgaaaattacaaacctggaacaacttaagggtgagtaaatgattacagaattttcatttttggctgaactatcctttaagtaaaagtattatcttgcatactctaatacaCTTAAGGTTTTAAAggtaaaagtaaaggtatacagtattgttctgaaaaagaaTTCGTCAAGATGgttattcattaatattactgctgcactactGTGTATGTTGCAGATTACTTCTAAATAtattcaaggttattaaatttaaagatgCCTAGTAAATATACTgttttaatctacaacaatgcatcatgttgtaaaagaccatatttttgtAGTACTGCtgtcctgtgagaaaaaaaaaacaaaaaaagtagaaCTTTATATTTGTACGAGTATACTTAACgaatgttattttgaattataacgaattattttgaaaatgaaagtaacaacatttattgtc
Protein-coding regions in this window:
- the LOC109058492 gene encoding LOW QUALITY PROTEIN: uncharacterized protein LOC109058492 (The sequence of the model RefSeq protein was modified relative to this genomic sequence to represent the inferred CDS: inserted 1 base in 1 codon) — protein: MEMVMENKYVTKKELNFPGKVQITALFLLVHCNKSLLHSSSHCIDKSTYTLGVFTALRMPLPDYPIPELDVTLQEASRVLQLTLNPDQYQRYETALLQQKDALQEVQEQLKKCVSGRENWVTEEFKKQLLSCYDPLPNSTAVPSVLPSSKLKGEFAQIERATALLWAAAKLYSEPRLVEGDIPTERTQQSQVFAASRLPGKSQDELKTYQDSLHAILTCRGGIFPIKILWQPSSGESISPLSLNDIYAQLVHAMSHPAAAPEQDPSTICGLSSLHRQAWHSVRMEILNAGGEAAVSLEMMERAILAVSLEDNPAPADLANMLNAVRLGEKDGRFLRYYDKVVNLVVFKDGQAGMLFEHSALDGMVAGLVIERLWQLSESENIEMIKTQTNGLAPPSNNGSLHPKPLRMPLDGITMPNWSLSSLQQDSQSVMTFEVSSYPDAFTTLRGHRGLYDAWINFTLQLSLRQTLGDAATSLIMVTPTHMRHFKHGRCDPTYSTTVKSHQLVTALASCIGPDKVPRYTNELFRLFHLAFLEHKNLIKATKLGHGVGPHLAALRKSMYQDNPLKNFLVPFGCPSIYLTGSDLMEGVECAVGNVYATDQLAVMYLGRKDKVRLVLNGKGTFTNILGNLKEKFELNLKLVMLLALRYAIAGQMGAIECLLQDNEEKLVNGSSADDAVKAVEQKGDSKIMKPDFTLVIHGGAGEEMMLNEKVIGTIEFALQTALTLGAQVLFQGGSSLDAVQRSVAALEDCFLFNAGKGSVYNRDGEHEMEATIVDGHGKNSGSVACLRRVKNPIKAARCVMEKSVHSLLIGEGAEEFLDSLREKETTLKSEYFDTDTRYKELLMKSGDGKNNHPQTVGAVALDNLGKLAAATSTGGLVGKWKGRVGDTAIVGAGIYADEKLAVTCSGDGDAFLRQSVAHKVASLYNXKGYSLRQACREVIHNDLEEKCAGIIAVDHQGEAVIETNAGVMFVGSMVNGIPRTEVLRPMKEFSNVIWETNELVAHLQPNPLTPGATILTRKTINGPRSIFQLVLSDFVAMMQGARTVANLLCEKLGVHRCALVSMPEFDKPAYIKVLPLHGLEPNWKPQLAEEMEFNPYDPGYCSSKSGPRCEDIHLDQVQAKIRSQLPTPNAPSCFDFHGDPSDGGLFPRIIRGEEQQWRVWEDKEHVAFLTPFPNTPGFTVLVPREPLTSDIFHLNESNYTALIVATRKVAHLLKKGLNAHGVALIFEGFEIDYAHAKLIPLVPQPNAFKPPAVASQFCPTYAGYVTSADGPPASKEDFTEIHTKITKTTPPQSWKDPQTHAASAIRSKWYRDLFQIQNTLFHSTVEYFNNKCKYAYALTPITTDTISSPMGLGSDSEPVFVNMLGQDVYLADSMQFVLEYFMRFHEGLPGAYYVSPSFRGEDPDATHLNQFYHVECELLGDMNIAISIAEGYVAHLTQAMLKQHSSIILNTAGTLSHAQELLKNLEKPLPRITLDQAIHIMPSSDCLEWVQEGQPQFGRKLTRKGERVLIEKYGGAVWLTEMDHLGVPFYQAYVEGSGRSKAKAADLLLGLGETVGLGERHSTPEMVREALQHHAVPEDSYKWYINMRQVIPLLTSGWGMGTERYLCWLLQHNDVRDMQIIPRMKAKKFMP